The following are encoded together in the Mastacembelus armatus chromosome 6, fMasArm1.2, whole genome shotgun sequence genome:
- the sqor gene encoding sulfide:quinone oxidoreductase, mitochondrial — protein sequence MAALHRLRQCYSSGIAISNLHTSCHASAKQHYKMLVLGGGSGGIAMSARMKRLIGADNVAVVEPSEMHYYQPIWTLVGAGAKNVASSGRPTASVMPSGVKWVKSNVQEINPDTNTVQTDDGTELSYEYLIVALGLQLHYEKIKGLPEGFEHPKIGSNYSIKTVEKTWKALQNFKEGNAVFTFPNTPVKCAGAPQKIMYLSDAYLRKTGKRAKANIMYNTSLPVLFAVKKYADSLWDIVKHRDLHVNLRHNLIEVRADKQEAVFENLDKPGETKVFEYEMLHVTPPMGPNLVIKGSPLADEAGWLDINKDNLVHKRYPNVFGIGDCTNLPTSKTGAAVAAQTAILHRTISRILKNEKPDKKYDGYTSCPLVTSYNTVILAEFDYNGQPLETFPINQAKERRLMYHMKADLMPHLYWHGLLTGLWGGPGPYRKLLHLGMK from the exons ATGGCTGCACTACATCGTCTGAGGCAGTGCTACTCCTCTGGCATTGCAATCTCTAATCTTCACACAAGCTGCCATGCCTCTGCCAAACAGCATTACAAAATGCTTGTGCTCGGAGGAGGAAGTGGGGGCATTGCAATGAGTGCACGAATGAAGAGGTTGATAGGAGCCGATAATGTGGCTGTTGTGGAGCCCAGTGAG ATGCACTACTATCAGCCAATATGGACCCTGGTTGGTGCTGGTGCAAAAAACGTAGCCTCATCAGGCCGTCCCACTGCAAGTGTTATGCCATCTGGAGTGAAGTGGGTGAAATCTAATGTTCAGGAAATAAAcccagacacaaacactgtccaAACAGACGATGGGACTGAA CTCTCCTATGAGTATTTGATTGTGGCTCTTGGATTACAACTCCATTATGAGAAG ATCAAAGGACTGCCAGAGGGGTTTGAGCATCCAAAGATTGGGTCAAACTACTCAATTAAAACTGTGGAGAAGACATGGAAAGCACTGCAGAATTTCAAAGAAGGGAATGCTGTGTTCACCTTCCCAAATACTCCGGTGAAATGTGCTGGAGCTCCACAAAAGATAATGTATCTATCAGATGCCTATCTCAGAAAG ACAGGTAAAAGGGCCAAGGCAAATATAATGTACAACACATCACTACCTGTGCTTTTTGCGGTCAAAAAATATGCTGACTCACTGTGGGACATTGTGAAACACCGTGACCTACATGTGAACCTGAGGCACAATCTGATTGAAGTACGAGCAGACAAGCAAGAAGCTGTGTTTGAAAATCTTGACAAACCAGGCGAAACCAAAGTGTTTGAG tatgAAATGCTTCATGTCACACCACCAATGGGGCCTAATTTGGTGATTAAAGGCAGTCCACTGGCTGATGAGGCTGGCTGGTTGGACATCAACAAAGACAACCTCGTACATAAGAGATATCCAAATGTGTTTGGGATTGGAGACTGCACCAATCTGCCCACAAGCAAAACTGGTGCTGCTGTCG CTGCACAGACTGCTATCTTGCACAGAACCATCAGCAGAATACTGAAAAATGAGAAGCCAGATAAGAAA TATGATGGCTACACCTCATGTCCATTGGTTACAAGCTACAACACTGTAATTCTGGCAGAGTTTGACTATAATGGACAACCACTTGAAACATTTCCCATCAACcaagcaaaagaaagaagatTGATGTACCACATGAAGGCTGATCTAATGCCTCATCTCTACTGGCATGGGCTGCTCAC GGGTCTGTGGGGTGGACCAGGACCATACAGGAAACTCCTTCATCTTGGAATGAAATGA